Proteins encoded together in one Spirochaetota bacterium window:
- a CDS encoding iron-containing alcohol dehydrogenase, with protein sequence MQLPAYYEFCNRVKTIVGHKALEQIPQSLKAINAQRPMIITDKGVEQAGLIKIVLAAMQKSKLKATALFDNVPPDSDVKVVNEVAKIYRSKKCDSIIAVGGGSVLDTAKGVNIIVSENAADLMLFAGYGNVKRKLRPLVAVPTTAGTGSEVTSVAVIANHEKNIKMAFGSLFLLPDIAIIDSRMTKTLPPAITAFTGMDALTHAVEAYFCLAKNPLSDTTALAAIQLIAQNLVNVVKKPSDLDGRLALALASNLAGMAFSNSMVGMVHNIGHAIGGVCGVPHGVCMNILLPYGLEYNMHKASQYIGELLYPLAGEDVYNKTPKKDRPLKTVEYIRKLIQDLHDATDGKHPRFLKEVYDRNGNPMIPKEKLPDIAKTAMSDPAQFYNPEDLDYNDYIMVLEAAWEGIPLDRKKIKKG encoded by the coding sequence ATGCAATTACCAGCATATTATGAATTCTGTAACAGAGTTAAAACAATAGTTGGCCACAAGGCCCTGGAACAAATACCACAAAGTTTAAAAGCAATCAATGCACAAAGACCAATGATAATTACTGATAAAGGTGTTGAACAAGCCGGATTAATAAAAATTGTACTGGCAGCAATGCAAAAATCAAAATTAAAAGCTACTGCACTGTTTGACAACGTTCCACCTGACTCAGATGTAAAAGTGGTCAATGAAGTTGCAAAAATTTACAGGTCTAAAAAATGCGACTCCATAATTGCAGTAGGTGGTGGTTCAGTACTTGATACCGCCAAAGGTGTTAATATCATTGTATCCGAAAATGCAGCAGATTTAATGCTATTTGCCGGTTATGGAAACGTTAAACGCAAGTTACGACCCCTTGTTGCTGTACCAACTACTGCAGGGACAGGCTCAGAGGTTACGTCAGTTGCTGTAATTGCCAATCATGAAAAGAATATCAAAATGGCATTTGGTTCCCTTTTTCTTTTGCCAGATATAGCAATTATTGACTCACGTATGACCAAAACACTGCCACCGGCAATTACCGCATTTACTGGAATGGATGCTCTCACCCACGCTGTGGAAGCATACTTCTGCTTAGCAAAAAATCCACTCAGCGACACCACCGCTTTAGCTGCTATTCAGCTAATAGCTCAGAATTTAGTCAATGTGGTTAAAAAGCCTTCAGATCTTGACGGCAGACTTGCACTGGCACTTGCTTCCAACCTGGCTGGAATGGCATTTTCCAATTCAATGGTTGGCATGGTTCATAACATAGGGCATGCTATTGGTGGTGTATGTGGTGTTCCACATGGCGTATGTATGAATATTCTCCTGCCCTATGGTCTTGAATATAATATGCATAAAGCTTCACAGTATATTGGTGAATTGTTGTATCCTCTTGCTGGTGAAGATGTGTATAATAAAACACCTAAGAAGGATAGGCCATTAAAGACAGTAGAATACATCCGTAAACTCATACAGGATTTACACGACGCAACTGATGGCAAACACCCTCGCTTCCTTAAAGAAGTATACGATAGAAATGGCAATCCGATGATTCCAAAAGAAAAACTTCCTGATATTGCTAAAACAGCCATGAGCGACCCTGCTCAATTCTATAATCCCGAGGACCTTGATTATAATGATTATATAATGGTCCTTGAGGCAGCATGGGAAGGAATTCCGCTTGACAGGAAGAAAATTAAAAAGGGTTAA
- a CDS encoding methyl-accepting chemotaxis protein encodes MKVESLPMDSTIKKFTYHFIIRTEGISYFIIVPILILFLTTNVSFSPNQITFFIICVLFAFPISFITTQINNIIVTKPVQKYFNALIKGENVSDELYSTAFTRFLNLPYLHSIGAFFRWVVGLSMFTVPITLSHQFSTTQIFISWMSILICAPSGTVLYFLLTEIFIQEIYNKGVFPKIPPGFIFHNTMSITKKLMISITVIVFTPFFIMVAFMAAIIDQGAMNIISSWWKLVIFGTIGLLFSLFLAKLLAKSLIMKTNIIKEFLGTVGQGQLAVYTKKIAVSDELAEINIAVYDMKENLRKMVELIRLSSLELKETSNNMKISSTKFSEASRDLTAIIEETSSAYEEMSSSFEMIVNTIKLQFEQANTVNKEIAAINTSGFNLTQQVDSLTGTFNEAINGVEKGKETIQRSVSAITDISQYLETVETTVSTINDVADQINLLALNAAIEAARAGEHGRGFAVVADEVNKLADQTASLVKGIQTTIEQYSTKIKNEIKFISETAQVFELVRDKMLTTQNVLNTTHQFTRELTAQNKSILENIEKLVHLSNEIFNTSNEQQITIDELTKAINSINEVATHTAEESFAIQSLSEKLEENAKRLLENIEYFKISVDQID; translated from the coding sequence ATGAAGGTAGAATCTCTTCCCATGGACTCAACTATAAAAAAGTTTACTTATCATTTTATCATTCGCACTGAAGGAATTAGTTATTTTATTATTGTACCAATATTAATTCTCTTTTTAACAACAAATGTAAGCTTTTCACCCAACCAGATTACATTCTTTATTATTTGTGTTTTATTTGCTTTCCCCATTTCATTTATTACCACTCAGATAAATAATATCATTGTCACAAAACCGGTACAAAAATATTTTAACGCATTAATTAAAGGGGAAAATGTTTCCGATGAATTGTATTCTACTGCTTTTACAAGATTTTTAAACCTTCCGTATCTGCACAGCATTGGTGCTTTTTTCAGATGGGTGGTAGGATTATCAATGTTTACCGTTCCTATAACATTATCTCATCAATTTTCAACAACACAAATTTTTATAAGCTGGATGAGCATACTGATATGTGCACCGTCAGGGACTGTACTATATTTTCTGTTAACCGAAATATTTATTCAGGAAATTTATAACAAAGGAGTCTTCCCAAAAATCCCTCCTGGCTTTATATTTCATAATACAATGAGTATCACAAAAAAATTAATGATTTCAATTACAGTTATTGTTTTCACACCTTTCTTTATAATGGTTGCATTTATGGCAGCCATTATCGACCAGGGGGCTATGAATATAATATCCTCATGGTGGAAGCTTGTTATCTTTGGAACTATCGGTTTACTATTTTCATTATTCCTTGCTAAATTACTGGCAAAATCCCTCATTATGAAAACCAACATCATTAAAGAATTTTTAGGTACAGTGGGCCAAGGACAATTAGCTGTATATACAAAGAAAATAGCAGTGTCGGATGAGCTTGCAGAAATTAATATTGCTGTATATGATATGAAAGAAAACTTGCGTAAAATGGTTGAACTTATACGCTTGAGTTCTCTAGAGCTTAAAGAAACCAGCAATAATATGAAAATATCTTCCACTAAGTTTTCCGAAGCATCCCGCGACCTGACTGCCATCATCGAAGAAACAAGCTCAGCATATGAAGAGATGTCATCATCCTTTGAGATGATAGTAAATACAATTAAATTACAGTTTGAACAGGCAAATACAGTAAATAAAGAAATAGCTGCTATTAACACTTCAGGCTTTAACTTAACACAACAGGTAGACTCATTAACTGGTACTTTTAATGAAGCTATTAATGGCGTAGAAAAAGGCAAAGAAACAATCCAGCGCTCTGTGAGTGCTATAACTGATATTTCTCAGTATCTTGAAACAGTTGAGACAACAGTCTCCACAATTAATGATGTAGCAGATCAAATAAACTTACTTGCACTCAATGCTGCCATTGAAGCAGCCCGCGCAGGTGAGCACGGAAGAGGTTTTGCGGTAGTTGCTGATGAAGTAAATAAATTGGCTGATCAAACAGCATCTCTTGTAAAGGGAATTCAAACTACAATTGAACAATATTCAACTAAAATTAAAAATGAAATAAAATTTATTAGCGAAACGGCACAGGTATTTGAATTAGTCCGCGATAAAATGCTCACAACACAAAATGTGCTCAACACTACTCACCAGTTTACAAGAGAACTTACAGCTCAAAACAAGAGCATTTTGGAAAATATTGAAAAGTTAGTACATCTTTCCAATGAGATATTTAATACTTCAAATGAGCAGCAGATTACCATTGATGAACTAACAAAAGCAATTAATTCAATAAATGAAGTAGCTACACATACTGCAGAAGAATCATTTGCAATACAATCGCTATCCGAAAAACTAGAAGAAAATGCAAAACGGCTGCTGGAAAATATTGAATACTTCAAAATATCTGTTGATCAAATAGATTAA